The sequence GCTGCTGCACCGCGTCGGCCGCCTCGCCGAGGAAGTGGCACCACCGGGACCGACGGACGCTGTCGACACCGGACCGCCAGGCGGCAACACGCTGCGGCGCGACGGCGGCCTGTGGCGGCTGACGTTCGACGGGAAGACCGTGCACGTCCCCGACCGCAAGGGCCTGCACGACTTGGCGCGCCTGCTCGCCGAGCCGGGCCGTGAGTTCCACGTCCTGGACCTCGCCGTGCCGGGCAGCGGCTCCGGCCCGGTGCCGGAGGCGGGCATGGGCGCGCCGGGCGACCTTGGACCCGCCCTGGACGCGACGGCGCGTGCCGCCTACCGCCGGCGCCTGTCCGAGCTGGAGGACGAGCTCGCCGAGGCGGAGGCCGCCGGGGACGGCGTCCGCGCGGAGCGGGCACGAGCCGAACACGACCTCCTGGTCGATCAGCTGGCCGGCGCCTACGGACTGGCCGGACGACCGCGGCGCACCGGTGACCCGGCAGAGCGGGCGCGCAGCACCGTGACCCGGCGCATCCGCGACGCGATCACGGCCGTCGAGCGGGTCCATCCGAAGCTGGGGCGCCACCTGCGCAGCGCCGTGCGGACGGGCACGTTCTGCCGCTACGAGCCGGAGCGGCCCACGGTCTGGCAGCTGTAGCGACCCGCCTCATCACGGCCTCCTCACGGTGTGAGCCGCCATCTCACGCCCTGGGTGCACACAGCCCAACCCGAGGAGGTAGCGATGACCACCACGCCCGTCCCCCCGCAGGTCGCCCCGTTTCCCGAACCGCACGAGGAGGCGGTCGCGCTGGCGGAGCGGCTGTTCGGCGCCAGCATCGGCGCGTTCGAGCTCGTCACCGTCCAGCTCGGCGTCGACCTGGGCCTGTACGCCTGGCTCGCCCAGCATCCCGACGCCCGGGCGGCGGATCTGGCGGGCGCCGCCGGCGTCCACGAACGCTACGCGCGCGAGTGGCTGGAGCAGCAAGCAGCCGCCGGGATCGTCTCGGTCGACGACCCGTCCGCGTCGCCGGAGGCCCGCCGCTACCGCCTGCCGGCAGGCCACGCCGAGGCGCTGCTGGACGAGGAGAGCCTCGCCTACATCGCCCCGCTCGCGCGTTTCCTCGTCGCGCTGCCCCCGCTCCTGCCGGACCTCGAACAGGCCTACCGGTCCGGGACCGGACTGGCCTTCGGGGACTTCGGGGAGCACGTCCGCATCGGCCAGGCCGGGTTCAACCGGCCGTCCTTCACCCACCTGCTCACCTCCACCTGGCTGCCCGACGGCGTCCCCGACGTGCACCAGCGGCTGGAGGCGGCACCGCCCGCCCGGGTGCTCGACGTGGCCTGCGGCGCGGGGTGGTCCTCGATCGCGCTCGCTCGTGGCTACCCGACCATCCACGTGGACGGCATCGACCTCGACGCTCCCGCCATCGAGCAGGCCCGCGCGACCGCGTCGGCGCTGGGACTGGAGGAGCGGGTCGAGTTCGACACGCGCGATGCCGCCGATCCACCCGGCGACCGCTACGAGGTCGCCTTCGTCTTCGAGGCGCTGCACGACCTGCCGCACCCCGTCGAGACGCTGCGCGCGATCCGCGAGGTGCTCGCCGACGACGGCTGCGTCATCGTGATGGACGAGAGGGTCGGCGACGAGTTCGCCGCGCCCGCCGACGACTTCGAGCGGTTCCTGTACGCCGCCAGCGTCCTGCACTGCCTCCCGGTGGGCATGTCCCGCCAGCCCTCCGCCGCGACCGGCACGCTCCTGCGACCCGCGACCCTGCGCGCCTACGGCAACCAAGCAGGGTTCTCCACCACCGAGATCCTGCCGATCGACCACGACTTCT comes from Egibacteraceae bacterium and encodes:
- a CDS encoding methyltransferase domain-containing protein; this encodes MTTTPVPPQVAPFPEPHEEAVALAERLFGASIGAFELVTVQLGVDLGLYAWLAQHPDARAADLAGAAGVHERYAREWLEQQAAAGIVSVDDPSASPEARRYRLPAGHAEALLDEESLAYIAPLARFLVALPPLLPDLEQAYRSGTGLAFGDFGEHVRIGQAGFNRPSFTHLLTSTWLPDGVPDVHQRLEAAPPARVLDVACGAGWSSIALARGYPTIHVDGIDLDAPAIEQARATASALGLEERVEFDTRDAADPPGDRYEVAFVFEALHDLPHPVETLRAIREVLADDGCVIVMDERVGDEFAAPADDFERFLYAASVLHCLPVGMSRQPSAATGTLLRPATLRAYGNQAGFSTTEILPIDHDFFRFYRLLP